A genomic segment from Modestobacter roseus encodes:
- a CDS encoding MBL fold metallo-hydrolase encodes MRLTVVGCSGSAPGPGSPASCYLVEHDEFVLLLDLGNGSFGSLLGLRHPSDVDAVYLSHLHADHCLDAAPFIVWHRYSGQSDGRAVPLYAPVGADRRLAAAYDADGGPIDDVFDVTPVGPGSWTIGPFEVTTARTAHPVECYAVRLTAGGRSLVYTGDTGPSDAVVELARGADVLLAEAAYAEGPDLPPGLHLTGRQAGEHAAAAGVGRLLVTHVPAWIDAEVQLAAARSVFSNSELARHGAVHDI; translated from the coding sequence GTGAGGCTCACCGTCGTCGGCTGCTCCGGCAGCGCGCCCGGCCCCGGCTCGCCCGCCTCCTGCTACCTCGTCGAGCACGACGAGTTCGTGCTGCTGCTCGACCTCGGCAACGGCTCGTTCGGCTCGCTGCTCGGGCTGCGCCACCCCAGCGACGTGGACGCGGTCTACCTCTCGCACCTGCACGCCGACCACTGCCTGGACGCCGCGCCGTTCATCGTGTGGCACCGCTACTCCGGGCAGTCCGACGGCCGGGCTGTGCCGCTCTACGCACCGGTCGGTGCCGACCGGCGCCTGGCCGCGGCCTACGACGCCGACGGCGGCCCCATCGACGACGTCTTCGACGTCACGCCGGTCGGGCCCGGCAGCTGGACCATCGGCCCCTTCGAGGTGACCACGGCGCGCACCGCGCATCCGGTCGAGTGCTACGCGGTGCGGCTGACCGCGGGCGGCCGGTCGCTGGTCTACACCGGCGACACCGGTCCGTCCGACGCGGTCGTGGAGCTGGCCCGGGGCGCCGACGTGCTGCTCGCCGAGGCCGCCTACGCGGAGGGGCCCGACCTGCCCCCGGGTCTGCACCTGACCGGCCGGCAGGCCGGCGAGCACGCGGCCGCCGCCGGGGTGGGGCGGCTGCTGGTCACCCACGTGCCCGCCTGGATCGACGCCGAGGTGCAGCTGGCCGCCGCCCGGTCGGTGTTCTCGAACAGCGAGCTCGCCCGGCACGGCGCCGTCCACGACATCTGA
- a CDS encoding DNA polymerase domain-containing protein, which translates to MAEEERDGVRLSSLDSPLGDGLEVTKRDLVDHYDAFADRLVPLLTGRPLTIKRVRPGAAPFIQRDVPKGAPDWVRTVPTWSDRAHREVHQVLCEDRRTLLWLANQRAVELHVPFGRVGEEEPTGLVLDLDPPDGADLAAVVAVARLARRALADAGLVGAVKTSGSTGLHVVVPVHGSPGEDVAAATRALAARTERLDPAVATTAYVVAERGGRVFVDSTRSGRGTIAVAYSPRARPGLPVSTPVAWDELDGVRPGDVTVRTARERIGDGDPWADALPEPQRLPADLVAEGHTIPVARVAAMHEGKRRARARAQEQPG; encoded by the coding sequence GTGGCCGAGGAGGAGCGGGACGGCGTCCGGCTGAGCAGCCTGGACTCCCCGCTGGGCGACGGGCTCGAGGTGACCAAGCGCGACCTGGTCGACCACTACGACGCCTTCGCCGACCGGCTGGTGCCGCTGCTCACCGGGCGGCCGCTGACGATCAAGCGGGTGCGCCCCGGCGCGGCGCCGTTCATCCAGCGCGACGTCCCGAAGGGCGCACCGGACTGGGTGCGCACCGTGCCCACCTGGTCCGACCGCGCGCACCGCGAGGTGCACCAGGTGCTCTGCGAGGACCGCCGCACGCTGCTGTGGCTGGCCAACCAGCGGGCGGTGGAGCTGCACGTGCCCTTCGGCCGGGTGGGGGAGGAGGAGCCCACCGGGCTGGTGCTCGACCTCGACCCGCCGGACGGCGCCGATCTCGCCGCCGTGGTCGCGGTGGCCCGGCTGGCCCGGCGCGCGCTCGCCGACGCGGGGCTGGTCGGCGCGGTGAAGACCAGTGGGTCCACCGGGCTGCACGTCGTCGTCCCGGTGCACGGTTCGCCCGGGGAGGACGTCGCGGCGGCGACCCGGGCGCTGGCGGCGCGCACCGAGCGGCTGGATCCCGCGGTGGCGACCACCGCCTACGTCGTCGCCGAGCGAGGCGGTCGGGTGTTCGTCGACTCGACACGGTCGGGGCGCGGCACGATCGCGGTCGCCTACAGCCCGCGGGCTCGACCGGGCCTGCCGGTGTCCACGCCGGTCGCGTGGGACGAGCTGGACGGCGTCCGGCCCGGCGACGTCACCGTGCGCACCGCCCGCGAGCGGATCGGGGACGGCGACCCCTGGGCGGATGCGCTGCCCGAGCCGCAGCGGCTGCCGGCCGACCTGGTGGCCGAGGGGCACACCATCCCGGTGGCCCGGGTGGCGGCGATGCACGAGGGCAAGCGCCGGGCCCGCGCGCGGGCGCAGGAGCAGCCGGGCTGA